The nucleotide window TCATTAGCTAAGTACATAAAGCTCAAGAGTTCAGAATATAAAATACTATTTGGTAAATTCCATGCTTTTTCAATTATGTTAGCCAGTGAAATTAGGAAGAATCCAGCTAATGCTTCAGGAGATAGCAGTGAGTCTACAAGAGTATCAGCTAGGCCTGACTCAAAATTATCCAATATGGCTGAACCTAAAGCCCGATTTAACCCTACTTCAGTAATGCTCTCATACAAACTTTCACTAAAGCTAACTACGAAAATAGAGGCTAATTTCTCGCCTAACGAATCTATGACTATTTGCGTGATTTTAGCATCTTCGTTAGGTAATTCAGAGCCGTATATGATCGCATATAACTCTTTTATAAAGCTTTGCTGTTGTACCGGGGAGAGTTCTTCAAATTTTTCCACAGTTGCTATAAAATTCGAAGTGGTTAGCCCATATTGCCCAAACAGCGTTTTAATTTCACTAGCCTTTTGTTGTCCGAATACCTGGCTTAATTTACCAGTATATACTAGGATAAAGACTTTGAATGATAGGAGGGTCGCATCCTTTATCAGTTTTATTGTAGAAGACGGAATCTGAAGACCGCTTAATATACTGAACACCAAAAGTATGTAGTTAAGCACCTCGCTTATCCAGTTTGCTAATGTTATTGTGTATGGCGTAACAGGGTTGAGCGCTCCTTCTAAACCCTCATATCCCTCAGATTGGTAGCTATAATATTGCACTATGTTTTTAAAATTCTCTTGCAAATATATCCATAAGTAAAGATAAGTAAGAATCGTCTCTTCAGTTGTAATATTCGTAACCGGGGTACCGTTAGTGAATGTTAGCTGATAGAACTTAATTAAACGAGGAGATTCCCAGATGCTAATGAATTGGCTAGGAGTTAACTCACCGTATATCCCCGGGGACTCCCAGTAAACGTAATAAGTGTTACCTTCAAAACATACGGGAATGTAGAAGTAGCTCGGTGACACAGTATAATTATACTGGTCAGTGGCTACGGGTTCTCCCCAGTACTGGTATAACCACGAGTAAGCGACTACATAGATATAGGAGGGCTCGCTTTGTGGAGATATGGTCAAGGAGAAGTTGTTAAGACCTTGAAGGAAATACGTAATCCCTATCAAATAGGACTTTTCTAAACCGGACTGCGAGTAAACGTCAACTAACACTCTACCATCTATAGTGAGGTCCAGAGGGTTATCTATTACTACGTTCACCTTATAAGAACCGTTATATAAAGGCTGTAAGTTAACGTCGTATATCCACGGTGTGTCCCTAGTAAAGTTAAGTATTATAGTCTGACCATAATTAACGCTTACCGATACATTACCCCAGTACTCTGTCTCATTTAGACCTATATTGGGATAATGATAAATGTCTACGACATAGTTACCGGGTGGGACATTGTTAAAGACCAGCTGTGACTTAGAATTCATATAGGATGTCTCAATGATCTGCACTTCATTATTTAATAGAAAACCATACACCACTCCGGGAACACCGGAGGCCGGTTTCCCGTTCACGTTAAACACGTTTATAACTATCTTATCGGTGGTGTTAGTCACGTAGGTAGTGTTTACGAGGCTTATCAAATCCGGTAAAATACCTTCTATCTCCTCATAATTAGGAGGGTTGGCGTTCAAACCTATGGAGTAAACATATTGGGCTGATCGATCAGGGAACAGAGTTATAGCAGCGTGCTGTATGTCCAAGAAGGAATAATCTACAGTAGCCTGACCGACCCGCAACCCTACTGTTACCACTTGGATCTGGGGTGTAGATGACATGTTGTTTATTATGTCTATCGTTACGTTCCAACCTTCTTGGTCGTTCACCATTGATATAGGACCTACCGGTAGTACTTGGTATAAACCGAAGGAGTTCAGTTGCCCCACATAGCTCTCGTTAATATAGACTGAGGTATTACCATCAAGGTAATAGGATTGGTTAATAAGTCCTTGAGAGGAATTAACATATGGATTGTAATCGCTGGGCCAAATACCGAAGCCCGCTCCGTCATTCCCTTTATGTATATGGCTCCAGTACTGGTTAAGTTGAAGTGGGACTGGGGCTAAATTGCGGTAATATATTAACGCAATTATCTGCTTGCCGTTATAAGCTATTATTAACGTCTTCTGTAATTTATAACTGTAATTAACCACGGTGCCATTTGCGTATGTGGGTAGTGCTACATAGGTGAAACCGTAAATATGCCAACCGTCAATTGTAGTATTAACTATGAAGGGTCCGGCCACCTTGTATGTGAAGTAGCTCTGATTATTAGCATCAAACACCCCTGGAATAGAAAGGTTACCGAACATCACACCACGTAGCATTACCCCTAGTTCGGCCTTAGTGTAATTAACGTATATTAATCCCTCAGCTGATGAGTTGTAGAAATAAGGAATTATATTAGTAGCCTCTACTTGACTACCACTGTTAAAGGTCAGTTCGGCTTCGTCTGTAGTTATAGGAGTGCCGTAATAGTTATTTATATATGCGGATAACACGACATAAACGTAAGAAGTAGTTGTGGGTACTCCTAAGTTAAAGTAATTAAAACCGGGGTGTATGTATTCTTGATATGAGGCGGGAACTGAATAAGAGGAAACGTAGAAATAAACTGTTCCTTCAACAGAATAGCTCAGCGGGTTATAAACTACCAAGGTGATGTTGTCCGTGTTATTAACGGTAGTATAGTTCAGATTAACAATCACCGGAGTGTCCCTAAAGAAGTTGACCACAGACGATGAAGCCACGTTTACGGTTATATTTCCCCAATACTCGGTGACGTTTAACCCTGAACCAGGGTAATGATAGACCTCGACCACATATTCGCCCGGGGTAATATTGTTAAATATTACTTGAGAGTTTCCGTTCATGTAAGCTTTACTTACCATCTGGTTTGTCGAGGCGTTAATTAATAACGCGTAAGTCTCCCCTCCTAGTGAAGACGCCGTGTTACCGTTGTAATTATAAACGTTAATTATTAGTTGTGCAGTAGAGCTCTGTACCCTTTGAGTCCCGATGACGTAAAGCTCCACGTCATAATTAGGTAAAACGTCGGCTTCGTAAATGTAACCGTTACTGTACAACATGAATACGGGTACTCCGGGCGTCGTAATATTACCTATTATTGAATTGAACTCCGGGTCTAGTGCATATGTGAAGTTCCTACCACCTACGTAAACGTAATTGTCCCCTTGGTCAAACGCCAACCCGTATACGATATTATCTGTGGGTATTTCTGCCACGACGTCCGTTGAAGATATGACCCCCACGTAACTACCGTTGACAACGTACAAGTAACCGTCCTGTTGGTCATAAACCATTTGCGGGTACGTTACGGACATGAACAAGTTGGGGCTGTCTTTAATTTCAGCTATAACGGAATCCGCTGTAGGGTTAATGACGTATATTTGAGAACCCCCCAACGCGTATATATACCCGTCCGAAGGGTCGTAAAGTAGCATGTAGACCGAACCGTTAACGTTTAACTTACTTACTAAGTTTAAGGAAGGCGTCAGTACGGTTATGTAGTCAAGCGACGCGACGTAGATTTCCCCGTTAGAAGGGTCTACTAGCATATAAGTCACCCCATAACTTATATTGGTCTCCCCGCTTATCGTATCACTAACAGTATTCACGGCATAGAGATCGGACGCTGTGGCCGCGTATATCATACCGTTCTGTGGGTCGTAAACTATACTGTAAATATACCCGTTGAGCGATATGTTATGTATTATCTGAGTCCCGTATATCACGCCTATAGAACTAGCCAGATTAACGTATACGTAGCCCGTAGAATTGTCGTAGTACATAATAGGTAACGTTTCTCCAGGGAAGGGTGTATTTACCGGGATCACACCTACTATGGATTCCCCGGAAATTACATAGATCCCGTCCAAGTCTGCGAAGTATACGTAGCCGTCCTGGGGGTTATAAAGCATGTACCCAGGGTAAGTCTGGCCTAAGTTTACGGACTTTACCACACTCCCTATCGGGGACATGGAAAGCACCACTAAGGTCCAGTGGGTCAAAGGAGCGGAAATCATAAATAACGAGAGTATTGTTACCGATAATACCCTCCTCATAGTACTGAACTTTCCTGGCATTGATCTAAACTATAACAAAGGGATATATAAGTATATAGGGGGTTAAGTCGTTAAACGAACTTGTACCTGCACATCTCACAGTAGACAGCGTCCACGGGGTTTAAGTGGCCGCACACCTTGCAGACCTTACCGGGAAACCTGTACCTGCACATCTCACAGTAGACAGCGTCGTCCTTATTCAGGTGACCGCAACTGGGACAGCGCTTCATAGCGACACTGATAAAGATGTTGTGGTAATTCGCTTTTATTTTTTACTCTAAAAAAACTACCTCCTCTTCAGTAGTGTCAAGACGACGACCAGAGCTACGACCAACACTACTATCACGGCTATCTGCAGTAACGGTAGGCCTTGGTTAGAGGTGATTATAGGCGAGGCAGTGACCATTTGGTGTGGCGTTAATCTCACGCTTATTACCTCGTCGGAGCTACTGACACTGACGGTACTGTTTATCACACCCTGCGGTGTCTGTGCTTGTATCGTGTATTGCCCGGTAGGTACTCCTACTACTTGTAACTGTGTCAGGTTGTTGAGTAGGAACACGTAAGAGGCTACGGGTGACTTGATAGCTAATTCCGAAATGTTTGACTGGGAGTTCAACTCTACCTTAGCTTGCGTCGCGTACCCCACATAGGAGTCGTTAAGCTTTAAGAACGCTATTGACCTTTGTAGAGTGCCGCTGAAGCTCAGGTTATAAGGTATCTTAAGCAGTGATAAGTTAACTCTCTGCGGTGAACCGGCTACTAGGTAACTCTCTGAGACGTTGGGGATTATAAAGTACAAGTTATTTAAGCTCTTTACGTACTCTGCTCCCTTCACTTCGCTCGCGACATAATTATACATTACCACCAAGGGGCTGGTATTTAAGTACAGTTGTGCTATGCTGAGGGGCGTAGAATTTAACGTTATCTTGACGAAAGGTATTTTTACGGCCGTGGGTGTCAAGTTGACTTCCGTAGTCAGGGCCTCCCCTACGAAGTGCTGGAAGAAGTAGTCGTAGTCGCTGAGGTTTAACAAACTTATGACCTTATAGTGGTCTAAGACCTGAGTAAACACGGGGTCTACTACAGTAGCGTTGACGAACAGTACCTTATACCCGACTATCCTAGAATACGGGGCGGTAAGGTTCAAAGGTACTTGGACACTGCCTATCGGGACGTAAGTCTTCTGCGTCGTTAAGTTGTAGTATAAGTCAGTCACGGGGATGGAGTAGAACTGCTGTACTTGTGCGACGCCGTTAAAGGAATAGTAGGGCGGTACGTAAAGCTCGGCCACTAAACTCTCGTCCCTTATGCTCGCGTTAAGCACCGTGGGGAACCAATAGACGGTCGTCATGTTAAGTACGGCCGGGCTCTTCAGCATAAACGCAGTGGCGTTAAACACCGCTATTAAGGAGTTCCTGAAGGCCAAGTAGGGTATTAAGGTCTGTACATCGGACGGACTTAACAGGGATTGCCCTGCTATTTCGCCGTAATTGTTCTTGTTTAGCAGTGTCATCAAGTCCGTGAGGTCTGCAGACACTGCGCTCTTGACCTCAGTATAAGCCCTGAAATTGCCTTGTGAGAGTGCCTCGTCCTCTTCGTCTAACATCTGCGTCAGCTTGGAAGTGTTAAAGGAGAGTAACGGGGAAATGTTGTTTATAAAAGGCCCTACGTTGACCG belongs to Stygiolobus caldivivus and includes:
- a CDS encoding YncE family protein, which encodes MPGKFSTMRRVLSVTILSLFMISAPLTHWTLVVLSMSPIGSVVKSVNLGQTYPGYMLYNPQDGYVYFADLDGIYVISGESIVGVIPVNTPFPGETLPIMYYDNSTGYVYVNLASSIGVIYGTQIIHNISLNGYIYSIVYDPQNGMIYAATASDLYAVNTVSDTISGETNISYGVTYMLVDPSNGEIYVASLDYITVLTPSLNLVSKLNVNGSVYMLLYDPSDGYIYALGGSQIYVINPTADSVIAEIKDSPNLFMSVTYPQMVYDQQDGYLYVVNGSYVGVISSTDVVAEIPTDNIVYGLAFDQGDNYVYVGGRNFTYALDPEFNSIIGNITTPGVPVFMLYSNGYIYEADVLPNYDVELYVIGTQRVQSSTAQLIINVYNYNGNTASSLGGETYALLINASTNQMVSKAYMNGNSQVIFNNITPGEYVVEVYHYPGSGLNVTEYWGNITVNVASSSVVNFFRDTPVIVNLNYTTVNNTDNITLVVYNPLSYSVEGTVYFYVSSYSVPASYQEYIHPGFNYFNLGVPTTTSYVYVVLSAYINNYYGTPITTDEAELTFNSGSQVEATNIIPYFYNSSAEGLIYVNYTKAELGVMLRGVMFGNLSIPGVFDANNQSYFTYKVAGPFIVNTTIDGWHIYGFTYVALPTYANGTVVNYSYKLQKTLIIAYNGKQIIALIYYRNLAPVPLQLNQYWSHIHKGNDGAGFGIWPSDYNPYVNSSQGLINQSYYLDGNTSVYINESYVGQLNSFGLYQVLPVGPISMVNDQEGWNVTIDIINNMSSTPQIQVVTVGLRVGQATVDYSFLDIQHAAITLFPDRSAQYVYSIGLNANPPNYEEIEGILPDLISLVNTTYVTNTTDKIVINVFNVNGKPASGVPGVVYGFLLNNEVQIIETSYMNSKSQLVFNNVPPGNYVVDIYHYPNIGLNETEYWGNVSVSVNYGQTIILNFTRDTPWIYDVNLQPLYNGSYKVNVVIDNPLDLTIDGRVLVDVYSQSGLEKSYLIGITYFLQGLNNFSLTISPQSEPSYIYVVAYSWLYQYWGEPVATDQYNYTVSPSYFYIPVCFEGNTYYVYWESPGIYGELTPSQFISIWESPRLIKFYQLTFTNGTPVTNITTEETILTYLYLWIYLQENFKNIVQYYSYQSEGYEGLEGALNPVTPYTITLANWISEVLNYILLVFSILSGLQIPSSTIKLIKDATLLSFKVFILVYTGKLSQVFGQQKASEIKTLFGQYGLTTSNFIATVEKFEELSPVQQQSFIKELYAIIYGSELPNEDAKITQIVIDSLGEKLASIFVVSFSESLYESITEVGLNRALGSAILDNFESGLADTLVDSLLSPEALAGFFLISLANIIEKAWNLPNSILYSELLSFMYLANESYSGLNTLITEFQTSSNINLTLASELYSSITLNKYIWFNIWYQIYLIEKFTYTNIIGEVFITFLGVSNPKSVQIAYEASQIDFEEVNTSLGMLVSLAESANSTISEDSRPISLGNITPPVTFSNSTYEDIKNYAIHTLIYLLLTNSYLNPLLLPTTGLLILQIASDPPLAVLNINSTKIIINGTHVLTNNPYILVSRTNNSIEVLVPAGNVTYLGFESNETLTIDVTYDNESIAPIVLQPYTAEVLKLSNLSLLEFNSSVEINESGLLEVKGANNFSFLWISNGRLPVVGLLPGEYTITNTNVTETVVVQNVTETFPQPANAGGVGGIVPANTQQPTNYIPIVILTVLVVALVIVLAMMRKRK
- a CDS encoding double zinc ribbon domain-containing protein, with the translated sequence MKRCPSCGHLNKDDAVYCEMCRYRFPGKVCKVCGHLNPVDAVYCEMCRYKFV